A window of Pyrobaculum aerophilum str. IM2 contains these coding sequences:
- the tuf gene encoding translation elongation factor EF-1 subunit alpha, producing MPSIILPPKPTALQKPHINLAVVGHVDNGKSTLVGRLLYETGYVDEKALKEIEEMAKKIGKEDFAFAWILDRFKEERERGVTIEATHVGFETNKLFITIIDLPGHRDFVKNMIVGASQADAALFVISARPGEFEAAIGPQGQGREHLFLIRTLGVQQIVVAVNKMDVVNYDQKRYEQVKAEVSKLLKLLGYDPSKIHFIPVSAIKGDNIKTKSSNTPWYTGPTLLEVFDSFQPPQRPVDKPLRMPIQDVFTITGAGTVVVGRVETGVLKVGDRVVIVPPAKVGDVRSIETHHMKLEQAQPGDNIGVNVRGIAKEDVKRGDVLGKPDNVPTVAEEIVARIVVLWHPTAIGPGYAPVMHIHTATVPVQITELVSKLDPRTGQAVEQKPQFIKQGDVAIVKIKPLKPVVAEKFSDFPPLGRFALRDMGRTIAAGQILEVKPAQVQIK from the coding sequence ATGCCATCGATAATACTGCCACCGAAACCCACGGCACTACAAAAGCCCCATATTAACTTAGCAGTAGTGGGCCATGTGGACAATGGAAAATCGACGTTAGTGGGCAGACTGCTCTACGAGACGGGCTACGTAGATGAGAAGGCGTTGAAAGAAATTGAGGAGATGGCTAAGAAAATAGGCAAGGAGGACTTCGCCTTTGCCTGGATTCTCGACAGGTTTAAAGAAGAGCGAGAGCGCGGCGTCACAATTGAGGCCACGCACGTCGGCTTTGAGACCAACAAGCTCTTTATCACCATTATAGACTTGCCGGGCCACCGCGACTTCGTAAAGAACATGATAGTAGGCGCCAGCCAGGCCGATGCGGCGCTGTTTGTCATTTCCGCACGCCCCGGAGAGTTTGAGGCGGCAATTGGCCCGCAGGGACAGGGCCGGGAGCACTTATTCCTAATTAGGACCTTAGGCGTACAACAAATAGTAGTGGCTGTTAATAAAATGGACGTCGTGAACTACGACCAGAAGAGATACGAGCAAGTAAAGGCCGAGGTGAGCAAGCTACTAAAGCTTTTGGGCTACGATCCCAGCAAAATACACTTCATACCGGTAAGCGCCATAAAGGGAGATAACATTAAGACGAAGTCGTCAAATACGCCTTGGTACACAGGCCCCACGCTTCTTGAAGTGTTTGACTCTTTCCAGCCGCCTCAGAGGCCCGTCGACAAGCCGCTCAGAATGCCTATTCAAGATGTCTTTACTATCACTGGCGCTGGCACTGTAGTAGTGGGGAGGGTGGAGACCGGCGTGTTAAAAGTGGGCGATAGAGTAGTTATAGTGCCGCCTGCAAAAGTCGGGGATGTGCGCTCAATTGAGACTCACCACATGAAGCTTGAACAAGCCCAACCCGGCGACAATATAGGCGTTAACGTCAGGGGCATTGCTAAAGAGGACGTGAAGCGTGGAGATGTGCTGGGCAAGCCTGACAACGTTCCTACAGTTGCTGAGGAAATCGTCGCGCGCATTGTGGTGTTGTGGCACCCAACGGCCATAGGCCCTGGCTATGCCCCGGTGATGCACATACACACGGCCACCGTGCCGGTGCAGATTACAGAGCTTGTGTCTAAGCTAGACCCGCGCACCGGCCAGGCAGTGGAGCAGAAGCCGCAGTTTATCAAACAGGGAGATGTGGCCATTGTTAAAATAAAGCCCTTAAAGCCCGTCGTTGCAGAGAAGTTCAGCGACTTCCCGCCGCTAGGCCGCTTTGCTTTAAGAGATATGGGCAGGACTATAGCCGCCGGCCAGATTTTAGAGGTAAAGCCAGCTCAGGTGCAGATAAAATAA
- a CDS encoding cysteine hydrolase family protein, translated as MLPETVKVPKIAVVDKVSLPAKQTALVIVDMQNDFAHPDGKLYGPAAREIIPRIASLLERARAKGVRVVYTQDTHYKDDPVEFPIWGQHVVKGTWGWQIVEELKPREGDIVIEKMRYDAFFGTPLDHVLRMYGVRHLVVTGTVANICVLHTVASARLRLYDVVVPIDAIAALNEFDYAAALRQMDFLYKVTLTTTQGVEFS; from the coding sequence ATGTTGCCGGAGACTGTGAAAGTTCCTAAAATCGCCGTTGTGGACAAAGTCTCCTTGCCTGCTAAACAGACGGCGTTGGTGATAGTAGACATGCAAAACGACTTTGCCCACCCAGACGGCAAACTCTACGGCCCCGCCGCCAGGGAAATAATCCCGAGAATTGCATCGCTACTAGAGCGCGCCAGAGCAAAGGGCGTTAGAGTCGTCTACACCCAGGACACGCACTATAAGGACGACCCCGTGGAGTTCCCGATTTGGGGCCAGCACGTGGTCAAGGGGACGTGGGGCTGGCAGATAGTAGAGGAGCTCAAACCCAGGGAGGGAGACATAGTTATTGAAAAAATGCGCTACGACGCCTTTTTCGGCACTCCGCTTGACCACGTGCTCCGCATGTACGGCGTTAGGCATTTAGTAGTCACGGGCACTGTGGCCAATATCTGCGTTCTCCACACTGTGGCAAGCGCAAGGCTTAGGCTTTACGACGTGGTGGTGCCCATAGACGCAATAGCGGCCCTCAACGAGTTCGACTATGCCGCGGCGCTGAGGCAGATGGATTTCTTGTACAAAGTAACGCTGACGACGACGCAAGGCGTTGAGTTTTCATAA
- a CDS encoding PaRep2a protein, with the protein MPFVLYPSPRRTSWWDWERLGVPTSCLIVAYDAFCQVGRAKVKFRVICGGRRMSRPLYRERIKIAERGGA; encoded by the coding sequence ATTCCTTTTGTCCTTTACCCATCGCCGAGGAGGACGTCATGGTGGGACTGGGAGCGGCTGGGGGTGCCAACGTCGTGTCTCATAGTGGCTTACGACGCCTTTTGTCAAGTGGGGAGAGCAAAAGTGAAGTTCCGCGTTATATGCGGAGGGCGGCGTATGTCTAGACCCCTATACCGAGAGCGGATAAAGATAGCGGAGAGGGGAGGCGCTTAG
- a CDS encoding RidA family protein, whose translation MKEVIYTDKAPKPIGPYSQAVRVGNLLFVSGQIPVDPKTGEVVKGDIRDQTRQVLENIKAVLEAAGYTLNDVVMAFVFLADMNHFPLFNEVYAMYFPERPPARVTVQAARLPRDVLIEIAVIAARG comes from the coding sequence ATGAAAGAGGTGATATACACTGATAAAGCCCCCAAGCCCATTGGGCCCTACTCGCAAGCTGTGAGAGTGGGAAACCTATTGTTCGTCTCGGGGCAAATACCCGTAGACCCCAAAACGGGAGAGGTCGTAAAGGGCGATATACGCGACCAGACTAGACAAGTGTTAGAGAATATAAAGGCCGTCTTAGAGGCCGCGGGCTATACCTTAAACGACGTGGTCATGGCCTTCGTCTTTTTAGCAGACATGAACCACTTCCCCCTATTCAACGAGGTGTACGCCATGTACTTCCCCGAGAGGCCTCCAGCCAGAGTCACAGTACAAGCCGCCCGTCTCCCCAGGGATGTTTTAATAGAAATTGCAGTAATAGCGGCTAGGGGGTGA